In the Scomber japonicus isolate fScoJap1 chromosome 18, fScoJap1.pri, whole genome shotgun sequence genome, one interval contains:
- the angptl8 gene encoding uncharacterized protein angptl8, with amino-acid sequence MIWGLLLLCVAGAFRAIHAVPLRKTSKIEVKAAPQEEVNVLMFGVIQFSESLNYAFENTEAKIDKLSKTVTTREGALQQLEKQTEEAVEVEKQMKEVIQLLQAQMVNQQAQTMMTKDWLARMEQEEVELKTKVKRMETYINNAFPSSIKELQEKAEEHSSVLKILQHFTEFQKQNIETNDEKLSTLQKMSDDMS; translated from the exons ATGATCTGGGGCTTGTTGCTCCTTTGTGTGGCTGGGGCGTTCAGAGCAATCCATGCAGTCCCACTCAGGAAGACCAGTAAGATAGAAGTCAAGGCTGCACCACAGGAAGAAGTGAACGTGCTCATGTTTGGTGTCATTCAGTTCAGCGAGTCTCTGAACTACGCTTTTGAAAACACTGAGGCAAAGATAGATAAACTCAGCAAGACTGTGACGACCCGTGAGGGtgctctgcagcagctggagaagCAGACTGAGGAGGCTGTTGAGGTGGAGAAGCAGATGAAGGAAGTGATACAGTTGCTACAG GCCCAGATGGTCAACCAACAGGCTCAGACGATGATGACTAAAGACTGGCTAGCCCGCATGGAGCAGGAAGAGGTGGAGCTGAAGACAAAAGTGAAGAGGATGGAAACATATATAAACAACGCGTTCCCCAGCAGCATCAAAGAGCTGCAG gAGAAAGCAGAGGAGCACTCCAGCGTTCTGAAAATTTTACAGCATTTCACAGAATTCCAAAAACAGAATATTGAGACAAATGATGAAAAGCTCTCAACACTGCAGAAGATG AGTGACGACATGTCatag